From Antennarius striatus isolate MH-2024 chromosome 9, ASM4005453v1, whole genome shotgun sequence, one genomic window encodes:
- the dhdds gene encoding dehydrodolichyl diphosphate synthase complex subunit DHDDS, translating to MSWIREGELNLIEKFSASILKAGPMPKHIAFIMDGNRRFARKKNMECLQGHMQGFNKLAETLRWCKHLNIQEVTVYAFSIENFKRTQDEVDGLMELAKQKFVRLLEEQENLEKHGVCIRVLGDLNMLPLDLQQLIAKAVGMTKSHNKCFLNVCFAYTARYEITNAVREMAWGVEQGLIKASDVSEALLSECLYSNNSPNPDLLIRTSGEVRLSDFLLWQTSHSCIVFQSVLWPEYSFWNLCDAILQYQLNHKSIQSARDLHREHQVLQQLESDRACIAEYLQHQGNGKPVDAQRSQEALQHYTACREERIQDFLQALKQKRDSYFNDLWRETISS from the exons GCTGGACCCATGCCCAAACACATTGCGTTCATCATGGACGGCAACCGGCGCTTTGCCCGTAAGAAAAACATGGAGTGCCTGCAAGGACATATGCAGGGATTCAACAAGCTGGCAGAG ACGTTACGCTGGTGTAAGCATCTGAACATCCAAGAGGTCACTGTGTACGCCTTCAGCATCGAGAACTTCAAACGCACTCAAGATGAggtggatggactgatggagtTGGCCAAGCAGAAGTTTGTCAGGCTGTTGGAGGAACA GGAAAACCTGGAGAAACATGGTGTGTGTATTCGTGTGCTGGGGGACTTGAACATGCTTCCACTCGACCTTCAGCAACTTATTGCCAAAGCTGTTGGCATGACTAAGTCACACAACAA ATGTTTCCTGAACGTGTGTTTTGCCTACACAGCGAGATATGAAATCACTAATGCAGTGAGAGAAATGGCTTGGGGGGTAGAGCAGGGTCTTATCAAAGCAAG TGATGTTTCAGAGGCGTTGCTGAGCGAGTGTTTGTACAGCAATAATTCTCCCAATCCCGACCTGCTCATCCGCACCTCTGGAGAGGTGCGCCTCAGTGACTTCCTTCTTTGGCAG ACTTCCCACTCCTGTATAGTGTTCCAGTCAGTTCTGTGGCCGGAGTACTCGTTCTGGAACCTGTGCGATGCCATTCTACAGTATCAACTAAATCACAAATCCATTCAA agtgCCAGGGACCTCCATCGAGAGCACCAGGTCTTGCAGCAGCTAGAGTCAGATCGTGCCTGTATAGCGGAATACCTGCAGCATCAAGGGAACGGAAAGCCCGTCGACGCCCAGAGGAGCCAGGAGGCGCTGCAGCATTACACCGCCTGTCGGGAAGAAAGAATTCAGGACTTCCTACAAGCACTGAAACAAAAGAGAGACTCTTACTTTAATGACTTATGGAGAGAAACCATCTCATCCTAG